A single region of the Methanolacinia paynteri genome encodes:
- a CDS encoding nitroreductase family protein, translating to MNSSEFYEFLSGRSSVREFSPEEVSDEEIEFIMRCASAAPSAGNRESWDVVIVTDESIKEDLSDAAFGQEHLVTAPVILAVCANYVRSMSQYGERGILYGIEDASIACTYMMLAAHSAGLHSCWTGAFDDEAVSEILDLPQHARPVALLAVGKGKMPHKRTGRMPVLEHTHNDTW from the coding sequence ATGAACTCGTCTGAATTTTATGAATTCCTCTCCGGGAGGTCTTCGGTCAGGGAATTTTCTCCTGAAGAAGTCTCAGACGAAGAGATCGAATTTATTATGAGATGTGCATCTGCGGCACCCAGCGCAGGAAACAGGGAATCGTGGGATGTCGTAATTGTCACTGACGAAAGCATAAAGGAAGACCTCTCCGATGCGGCATTCGGCCAGGAGCACCTGGTTACCGCCCCCGTCATCCTTGCAGTCTGCGCCAATTACGTGCGTTCGATGTCGCAGTACGGCGAGAGAGGAATTCTTTACGGGATAGAAGACGCCTCCATAGCATGCACATATATGATGCTCGCAGCACATTCAGCCGGGCTTCATTCATGCTGGACCGGCGCTTTCGACGATGAGGCGGTAAGTGAAATCCTCGATCTTCCCCAGCACGCGAGACCCGTGGCCCTGCTTGCAGTCGGAAAAGGAAAGATGCCGCATAAGAGAACCGGCAGAATGCCTGTTTTGGAACATACACATAATGATACCTGGTAG
- a CDS encoding DUF555 domain-containing protein, translating into MTDYLVTLDAAWILKDVKSLDDAIGIAISEAGKRLNPSAKFVEIEIGQLACPYCEQEMSSALIVGTTALVGLALEMKVYKAESEEHAKRIAKSVVGKALRDIPLTIVDVEEI; encoded by the coding sequence ATGACCGATTATCTTGTGACACTGGATGCGGCATGGATCCTGAAGGATGTAAAATCCCTTGATGACGCAATCGGCATCGCCATAAGCGAGGCCGGAAAACGCCTGAATCCAAGTGCGAAATTTGTTGAGATTGAGATCGGGCAGCTGGCCTGCCCCTATTGTGAACAGGAGATGAGCAGCGCCCTGATCGTGGGGACTACGGCTCTTGTAGGACTAGCTCTTGAGATGAAGGTGTATAAAGCCGAATCGGAAGAGCACGCGAAAAGGATCGCGAAATCGGTTGTAGGAAAGGCATTGAGAGATATTCCGCTTACAATCGTCGATGTAGAGGAGATATAA
- a CDS encoding carbohydrate kinase family protein: MITVVGHTAIDHICKVPVFPERHGSVPVTDHKVYYGGGAANIATGIAKLGGKCELLSAVGDEFEGSDYDNWLTSLGVGKRFIVVDGKRTATCFLFNDEAGDQMTFFEWGASRAFAESEPPALDFVHMATADPGYNVKVAEKAGFSSFDPGQDLINYSKEQLEAIIENIDILFANLHEVRRMTKMLGVQEDELIGRIPVSIVTMSGDGSEIHAEGRVHKIPVVPVKLADPTGAGDAYRAGFLTAYQKGYDILTACKIGTVSASFTVEVIGCQTNLPDWKVMSARYNENFGRLKEPKTE; the protein is encoded by the coding sequence ATGATTACGGTCGTCGGCCACACAGCGATTGATCATATCTGCAAAGTTCCGGTCTTCCCGGAAAGGCACGGTTCCGTACCTGTTACCGACCATAAGGTATACTATGGCGGCGGGGCGGCCAATATCGCCACAGGTATCGCAAAGCTTGGCGGTAAATGCGAACTCCTGAGTGCGGTGGGCGACGAATTTGAAGGAAGCGATTACGACAATTGGCTGACCTCTCTCGGGGTCGGAAAGAGATTCATCGTTGTCGACGGGAAGAGAACCGCAACCTGCTTCCTTTTCAATGACGAGGCAGGAGACCAGATGACCTTCTTTGAATGGGGTGCATCGAGGGCTTTTGCCGAATCGGAACCTCCAGCACTCGACTTCGTTCATATGGCGACGGCCGATCCGGGATACAACGTAAAAGTCGCTGAGAAGGCAGGTTTTTCTTCATTCGACCCGGGCCAGGATCTTATCAACTACTCCAAAGAGCAGCTTGAAGCGATCATAGAAAACATAGATATTCTCTTTGCAAACCTTCATGAGGTCAGAAGGATGACCAAAATGCTCGGTGTGCAGGAAGACGAGCTTATCGGCCGGATACCGGTCTCCATAGTTACAATGTCCGGAGACGGAAGCGAGATTCATGCCGAAGGCAGAGTACATAAGATTCCAGTGGTACCCGTGAAACTTGCGGACCCGACAGGTGCGGGTGATGCATACAGGGCCGGTTTCCTGACGGCTTACCAGAAAGGATATGATATTCTTACGGCCTGCAAAATAGGAACCGTATCGGCTTCCTTCACCGTAGAGGTAATCGGATGCCAGACAAATCTTCCGGACTGGAAGGTTATGTCTGCAAGATACAATGAAAATTTCGGCAGGCTTAAAGAACCGAAAACCGAATGA
- a CDS encoding DUF2070 family protein: protein MAQSGDTKIEGLSRYLFIAPSWQRSLLFIFIMAFAIDAVSFLKSHEIQLFGFFGYFLPALLAFILTIPLVAIWGKRITLNRSALLALACTVFSILVSLFPILLIFEGIFPLLYSVSLGLIFAIRLIVLVAIADYRISRMLLPASVQSLAAMAAGTYYFGTEFLLFAIFIHILFGICVFLFLWLIERPLKKNFHISALNFINAFIAHNTDGSKALEDFFRDIGEEVFVPQTSFFFSREGKTDVMVTIPNLHPGPMGEIGGGNLPKILCHSFDVDTMVPHGCATHDFNLVSEDEIKKIVSAINKTRDEIDYSPYAGKSQRYEYKSVQVLAQQFGDSILLVTTRSPEMTEDLDYSIGLSIMSEGHRLFQDVGFIDGHNCMVDVTSPIMPASRLAYEYITASVTAMEETKKENHMQEFEIGYCHYEMPFSREEGFGDLGMQVLAVRTNDQTTAYILFDGNNIEKGVREKIRNKVLDIVDECELMTTDTHVVNTISGKNPVGYRIEAEEILPHVISAVEAAIEDLSPAQAGATTAWCEGVVVFGSQRISQLASTVNTMLTFIAPLGATIVVLAFIFSIIAYLFLV, encoded by the coding sequence TTGGCGCAGTCTGGTGATACTAAGATAGAGGGTCTAAGCAGATATCTATTTATTGCACCATCATGGCAGAGATCGCTACTGTTTATTTTTATAATGGCATTTGCCATTGATGCGGTAAGTTTTTTAAAAAGTCATGAGATCCAGCTTTTCGGATTTTTCGGGTACTTCCTTCCGGCACTACTGGCATTCATACTTACAATTCCCCTTGTCGCGATATGGGGAAAAAGAATTACACTCAACAGATCGGCACTTCTCGCCCTTGCATGTACAGTGTTTTCAATACTGGTCAGTCTCTTTCCCATACTTCTGATATTTGAAGGCATATTCCCGCTTCTTTACTCCGTATCACTTGGATTGATCTTTGCCATACGCCTGATTGTTCTCGTAGCTATTGCAGATTACAGGATCTCAAGGATGCTCCTTCCGGCATCAGTACAGAGTCTGGCGGCGATGGCGGCGGGAACATACTATTTCGGGACGGAATTTCTCCTGTTCGCGATATTCATACATATACTGTTCGGCATATGTGTCTTCCTCTTCCTGTGGCTCATAGAGAGACCGCTGAAGAAAAATTTCCACATAAGCGCCCTTAATTTCATAAATGCATTTATTGCGCACAATACCGACGGGTCAAAAGCACTTGAGGACTTCTTCCGTGATATCGGTGAAGAGGTATTTGTCCCGCAGACCTCCTTCTTCTTCAGCAGGGAAGGAAAAACGGATGTCATGGTTACCATCCCTAACCTCCATCCCGGACCAATGGGGGAGATCGGTGGCGGGAACCTCCCGAAGATTCTCTGCCATTCTTTCGACGTAGATACCATGGTTCCGCACGGGTGTGCGACACATGATTTCAATCTTGTCTCAGAGGATGAGATAAAAAAGATTGTATCAGCAATAAATAAAACGCGGGATGAGATCGATTACAGTCCTTATGCAGGCAAATCGCAGAGATACGAATATAAATCTGTTCAGGTTCTCGCCCAGCAGTTCGGTGATTCAATTCTGCTTGTCACGACAAGATCCCCTGAGATGACCGAGGATCTTGATTATTCGATCGGCCTCTCGATCATGTCTGAAGGCCACAGGCTTTTCCAGGATGTAGGATTCATAGACGGGCATAACTGCATGGTGGATGTTACTAGTCCGATAATGCCTGCATCCAGGCTTGCCTATGAGTATATCACCGCCTCGGTTACCGCGATGGAAGAGACAAAGAAAGAGAATCATATGCAGGAATTTGAGATCGGCTACTGTCATTACGAAATGCCATTCTCAAGAGAAGAGGGATTCGGCGATCTCGGGATGCAGGTCCTCGCCGTAAGGACAAACGACCAGACGACAGCCTACATACTCTTTGACGGAAACAATATCGAAAAAGGCGTCAGGGAGAAGATCAGGAACAAGGTTCTGGATATCGTCGACGAATGTGAACTGATGACTACCGATACGCATGTTGTCAATACGATTAGCGGGAAGAATCCCGTGGGCTACAGGATCGAAGCAGAAGAGATATTGCCTCACGTGATTTCGGCAGTTGAGGCAGCCATAGAAGACCTTTCACCTGCCCAGGCAGGTGCGACCACGGCGTGGTGCGAAGGGGTTGTCGTATTCGGTTCCCAGAGGATCTCCCAGCTTGCAAGTACTGTCAACACGATGCTGACGTTTATTGCGCCCCTTGGTGCAACCATCGTCGTTCTTGCGTTCATATTTTCGATTATTGCGTATCTGTTTTTGGTTTGA